The Scyliorhinus canicula chromosome 13, sScyCan1.1, whole genome shotgun sequence genome contains a region encoding:
- the LOC119975771 gene encoding P2Y purinoceptor 14-like: MSNCTDFRNTTVPKVLLPVMYTFVFIGGLVLNTLAAWIFCHIPNHSSFVVYLKNIVTTDVIMVLTLPFKILSDLELGPWELKTVACRYTLVLFYSNMYLSIIFLGLISFDRFLKIVRPMKNLMAQRVIFAKVVCAGCWVVMMGFALPNIILTNGTPTEETAAQCYQLKSQLGKDWHKFIVLKCQVIFWITFILLIVCYSAILKRIYWSDQKFKKEPSNVKKKANRNIFSIMGVFSVCFVPYQVTRLVYDKNRDQDYCTTFTLYLAKELTQFLCAFNVCLDPIIYFLLCKIFTKLLFKKIRVKQDLEMEMS; the protein is encoded by the coding sequence ATGAGCAACTGCACAGACTTTCGGAACACCACAGTGCCAAAGGTGCTCCTTCCAGTTATGTACACCTTCGTTTTTATTGGAGGGCTCGTGCTGAACACACTGGCGGCCTGGATCTTCTGTCATATTCCGAATCATTCCAGCTTTGTGGTTTATCTGAAGAATATTGTCACTACTGATGTCATAATGGTGCTCACCCTCCCCTTTAAAATCCTGTCTGATTTAGAACTTGGACCGTGGGAGTTGAAAACAGTTGCGTGTCGTTACACTCTCGTGCTCTTCTACAGCAACATGTACCTGAGCATAATATTCCTCGGCCTGATCAGCTTCGACAGGTTTCTGAAGATAGTACGGCCCATGAAAAACCTCATGGCGCAAAGGGTCATCTTTGCCAAGGTCGTGTGTGCGGGTTGCTGGGTCGTCATGATGGGCTTTGCCCTGCCGAACATCATTTTGACAAACGGGACCCCCACAGAGGAAACTGCAGCGCAGTGTTATCAGCTGAAAAGCCAGCTGGGTAAAGATTGGCACAAATTTATCGTGCTAAAATGCCAAGTTATTTTCTGGATCACTTTTATCCTCCTCATCGTGTGTTATTCAGCCATCTTAAAAAGAATTTATTGGTCCGATCAAAAATTCAAAAAGGAGCCCAGCAACGTGAAAAAGAAAGCGAATCGGAACATATTCAGCATCATGGGTGTCTTCAGCGTCTGTTTTGTGCCGTATCAGGTTACCAGACTCGTATATGATAAAAACCGTGATCAGGATTACTGCACGACATTCACACTGTATTTGGCAAAGGAACTCACGCAGTTTCTGTGTGCATTTAATGTTTGCCTTGATCCGATCATCTACTTCCTCCTGTGCAAAATATTCACTAAGCTGCTGTTTAAAAAGATACGAGTAAAGCAAGACCTTGAAATGGAAATGTCTTAA